A window of Candidatus Cloacimonadota bacterium contains these coding sequences:
- a CDS encoding peptidylprolyl isomerase encodes MLRKVMIMLIIMTGAYLMAENPKVTMQTNYGDIELELFQDIAPKTVENFIGLATGTKEWTDPETHEMVKKPFYDGIIFHRVIKDFMIQGGCPLGTGTGGPGYSFEDECYDDSGEEMTGEINDDTTAMLIFQQVLIPYMQKTNNTPEQDAEIKAIVEACVTAQNGDAIKGKTVEYFKEKTEFDKELKTPGKLKATVDYGTICMANSGPNTNGSQFFIVTKKEGCDWLNGKHTVFGKVLSGMDIVHKIENLEKGEGDKPSEENKAVIEKIIVK; translated from the coding sequence ATGTTACGGAAAGTAATGATTATGCTAATAATAATGACAGGAGCTTATTTAATGGCAGAAAATCCAAAAGTAACGATGCAGACAAATTATGGAGATATCGAACTGGAATTGTTCCAGGACATTGCTCCCAAAACAGTGGAGAATTTTATCGGATTAGCGACCGGAACCAAAGAATGGACTGATCCGGAAACTCATGAAATGGTGAAAAAACCTTTTTATGATGGAATTATCTTTCATCGTGTGATCAAAGATTTCATGATCCAGGGAGGATGTCCTCTCGGAACAGGAACAGGCGGTCCCGGCTATAGCTTCGAAGATGAATGCTATGATGATTCCGGAGAAGAGATGACCGGAGAGATAAATGATGACACAACAGCGATGCTTATCTTTCAACAGGTTCTTATTCCCTATATGCAAAAAACAAATAACACACCTGAACAAGATGCGGAAATAAAAGCGATTGTGGAAGCATGTGTCACTGCTCAAAATGGAGATGCGATCAAAGGCAAAACAGTCGAATATTTTAAGGAAAAGACAGAATTTGATAAGGAATTAAAGACTCCCGGAAAATTGAAAGCTACTGTTGATTATGGAACGATCTGCATGGCAAATTCCGGACCGAATACGAACGGTTCGCAATTCTTTATTGTGACAAAAAAAGAGGGCTGCGACTGGTTGAATGGGAAGCATACTGTTTTTGGAAAGGTGCTTTCCGGAATGGATATTGTTCATAAGATCGAGAACCTGGAAAAAGGTGAAGGAGATAAACCATCAGAAGAAAATAAGGCGGTTATTGAGAAGATTATCGTGAAGTAA